The Streptomyces sp. NBC_00483 genome contains the following window.
ATCCGCTTGTCGAAGCCGTGCGGCCCCTTGATCGTGAAGTCGTACGCCTGGTCCTCCTGCAGCGGTATCGTCACCGTCCGCGTCTGACCGGCCGGGATCGTGTACCGGGTGCGCATGAGCGTGAACGTGTACGGCTCGTCCCCGCTGTTGGCGGCCGTGATGTCGACGCCGCCCTTCGTGCAGTTCTCCCGCGCGGACAGTGCGGGCACCGCGCCCTCGCTCGCCCAGGTCGCCGTCGCGGTCGCGGAGACCGTGGACTCGCTGGAACCCGCGAGGATCTGCGTCTGGCTTCTGGTGTCGGAGGCGAAGGCCCGGCCGACCGGAACCGTCGTCGACGCCTGCACGGTCAGCTCCGCCGAACCCTCCTTCGCCTTCTTGGGTACGTCGAAGTAGAGCCGGCTGCCGTCCTTCGCGGTGGTGACGGGCTCGCCCTTCTCGTCGACGAGCTTCACCCCACCCGCGGCGGCCTCGACGGGCGGCATCACCGTGACGCTGTCGGCGTTCGTGTGCACCGTGACCGGGCCGACCCTGTTGCCGACTTCCGAGTCCCCGGTTTCCGAGTCCGCACGGCCCCCGGCTTCCGTATCCGTACGAGCGGGGGCTGCCTCATCCTCCGGCTGCTCGGACACGGCCTGCGGCGTCAGGGTCAGCGAGGCCTGCGGCTCCGCGAGGTCACGCGCGCTGCGCTGCAGATAGTCGGCGAGCTTCTCGGCGGCGGGGCTGACCGCGTCCACATCGACCTTGTCCGAGTAGCGCCAGATCGCGACCTGGGTGCCGGCCGCGGCCTCCTGCTCGGTGAGGCTCCCCGCGTGCGCCTTGCGGGCGAGCGCGGCGAGATCATTGACCTGCGGATACGAGTTCTGCAGGATCCAGCGGATGCGCCCCGCGTTCACGTTGTCGTGCAGCGACGTACCGGACCAGGACGTCTCGCGGTACTTGGCGTCCGGCTGCGTCGGGTTGTGGATGTCGACGCAGTACGTCTGGAGCGTCCCTCCGTCGTCGACGGCCATCCGGAACAGGCCCGCCGACACCTTCTCGTCCTTCCCGGCCCCGTGGATCACGGCCGCGTCGTACGTCTCCAGGCCGACCAGAGTGGCGCTCGCACCGCTCTGCTCCGTCGCACCGTCGTCGGCTTGCGCGACGCCCGCGCCGGATATCGCTCCCGTCGCCATGAGTCCCGACATCAGGGCCGCCGCGGCGAGACGGGCTGCGCCTCGTCCACGCCGTGCGGTCCGTGAGCACACAGAAAACACGTAATTCCCTTCAGGCGGGACAGGTGTCACATGGGGGGTGGTGTCCCGCCGGCAGAATCAACGCCAACCACAGTGATTCGGCTGGCCCTTGCACTCCCGACCCGTCGCTGCACCTGATGCGCAGAGGTCCCGACGAGCCCAGGAGTCACGCTCGGCATCCTAGGGAAATGATCTTCGGCGATCTCCGGAGCCGCCTTCCGGCAACCGATCCGAATCGCAATCGTTATCGCCAACACCGTTTCCTAGCTGGGCTTATCGACAAATCGCCAGTACATGGGAGCCGATAAGCCACAGTTCGGCCAGACTCACCCCACCGGCTGCGGCTCGGCCAAATCCGGCTCGGCGTCGGCCGGTTGCCCGTCCGGCGCTTGGCCGTCGCCGACCTCGGGCCCCGATCCCGCCTCGCCCGGTTTCACCACGTCCCACGGAGAATCACCCCGCGGCGCGCTCTCCGCACGAACCTGCTGCGTCCGGTGGAACGCGGAGGTGCCGCGCGACAAGTCGTGCCCGATCGCGACCGCCTCGATGTCCGCCGACGTCCAGTGCTGCCCGCCCCGCTCCTCGTCGCGCACCTTCAACTTGCCCTGCACCATGACCGGTTCACCGAGCGCCAGGGAACTCTGCACATTCGTCCCAAGGCCGCGCCAGGCCCATACCGTGAAGAAATTGGTGTGCCCGTCCACCCACACGTTCTGCACCCGGTCGAAGCGGCGGCTGTGCGCCGCGAGCCGGAACCGGGCGACCGGCCCTGTCGGCAACTCCCGGAACACCGGTGTCGTCGCCACGTTCCCCACCACGGTCACCATCGTCTCGCTGCTCATCCGGAACCCCTCCCGTTACCCCCGCCCGGCCCTTTCGGCCAGGACGTCCGTGCGCGGCCCGAGCCCTTCCCGAGCCGCGATCACAGACTGCACCCGGCGCCGCGATCCCCGCCGACGCCTGTGTCCTACCCGCGGGTTGTGGAAATCCCGGTCACTCCCCCGGCCACCCGTACGTACTGCTCCCGCACCTCCCGGTACCGCAGCAGCTCCGCCGCGACGGGATCCAGCACCCGCGCCCTGCCACAGGCCGCGGCCGCGTCCCTGAGCCGTCGCTCGGCCTCCTGCCCGTACCGGCGGGCCGGCCCCTTCGCCGCCATCCGGCACGACCACTCCACGCACGGTCCACCCACGAGCCCCGTGAGCACCAGCAGCAGGGGCACACCCAGATTCGTCGAGAAGCCCCCGACGACCTGCCCCAACAGCCACAGCACCCCCAGAACTTGCAGCAGCGTCATGGCCACCTGGGCGAACACCGCGACCGGCCACCAGCCGGGCCGCGGCGGCCGCCCGGCCCCGTGCTCCGTCTTGAGGTGCTCGGAGGCGGCATCGGACGCCAGCTCGTCGAGCGCCTCGGGCAGCCCCTCGCCGCCCCGCGTCGCGGCCTCCCGCACGGCCTGCCCCCACGCCTCGGGCAGCCCGCTCGCGGCGGCGTCGCCGACCACGCGTACCGCGTGCTCGACGCGCTGCCGGGCCGTGACCTCCTCCTCGTCGGCAGGGACCACGGGGACCGTGACGGTCGAGCCGACCGCGCGCCGGTCCTCGTACCAGCGCCAGAGCCTGAGCCACGGGGTGCCGCAGGCCCGGTTGGCGCCCCGGCTCCACTCCCGCCCGGCCGCCTGGCCCGCGGCGGCCGCGCCGACGGCCTCGGCGAGCCGGTCCGCGAACTCCTCGCGGGCCTCCTCGCTCAGCCCGCCCTGCCGCCCGGTCGCGTACACCTGCTTGAGGTGGTCGGCGGCGGCGTCGACGTCGGCGCCGATCCGGCGCGCGGCGGCCCGGCGTTCGGTGGTGACCTGGTCGAGGCAGTCGCGCAGGTCGTCCACGCCCTCACCGGTGAGGGCGGAGAGCGGCAGCACCGTGGCACCGGGCTCGCCGTGCTCGCCGAGCGCGATGCCGTCCTCGTCGAGAAGCCTCCGCAGATCGTCCAGGACCTGCTCGACGGCCTCGCCGGGCAGCCGGTCGACCTGGTTGAGCACCACGAACATCACCTCCGCGTGCCCCGCCATGGGCCGCAGATACCGCTCATGGAGCATCGCGTCGGCGTACTTCTCGGGGTCGACGACCCACACCACGGCGTCCACGAGGCCGAGCACCCGGTCGACCTGCTCACGGTGTTCGAGGGCGGCGGAGTCGTGATCGGGCAGGTCGATCAGGACCAGCCCGTCCAGCGCCGCCTCGCCCTGCGGCCCCTGCGCGGGGCGCCTGCGCGCACGCCCGGGGATCCCGAGCCGGTCGAGCAGCCCGGCGGCCCCGTCCGTCCAGCTGCATGCGATCGGCGCGGAGGTGGTGGGCCTGCGCAGCCCGGTCTCCGAGAGGGGCACGCCCGCGAGGGAGTTGAACAGCGTCGACTTGCCGCTTCCGGTGGCGCCCGCGATCGCGACGACCGTGTGCCGTGAGGAGAGCCGCCGCCGGGCCGCGGCCTCGTCGAGCACGTGCCCGGCCTCGGCGAGGGTCGTCCCGTCGAGCCGGGCACGCGAGAGCCCGACGAGCTCCCGCAGCGCGTCGAGCCGCTGCTTCAACTGCCCGTCGTACGTCCCCGATCCGGCCGGCACCGCCGCCTCGCCGCCCTGCTTGGCGACGCGCCGCGCGATGAGACCGTCGTCCCAGGGGGTGGACCCCGTACGCCCTTCGGGAATCTCCACGCCTTGGGTGGCCCCGGCAGCCTCTTCGGAGGACGCGGAGGACGCGGAGGCCGATGCGGCTTCCGGTGTGGGGGCTGTGGGGGCATCACCGAGCTTGTCCGCGAGATCCGTCAGCTCGGAGTCATCCACGCAACTGGTGTGATCAGCGGGGCCGGCGTGGTCGGCAGAGTTCGTGGAACCGGTGGGATCCCTGGGATCGGTCTGATCCGTGACGGCGGACAGCGCCCTCACCTCTCCTTCTGCAGCAGCGAAAGGGCCGCGATCAACTCGGCCTGGGATTCGGGTGTGATGTCGAGCGCGTCGAGCGGCGCGAGCCGACGCTCGCGTTCCGCGCCGAGCACGGCGTCCAGGTACTCGTTCAGGAGCTCTCCACCGCGATCGCGCAGCCGCAGGGCGCCCTGGGCACCGATCCGCTCGGCCAGGTTCTCGCCGGCGGCCTTGCCCCTGCGCCCGCCGAGCAGGCCGGTGGCGACGAGCGCCGCGACCGCCTCGGCGTCGGGCGGCGAACCGTCCATGGCCTGGGCGGCGGCCCGCGCCTCTTCCTCCGCGTACTCCTCGAGCACCCGCCGCCAGCGCCGTACGGCCAGCCCGATCCGCTGCTCGGCGGTCTCGGACCCGGGATCCTGCCTACGTAGTTCCTTGGCACGCGACCCGGGTTCGCGGCGCCAAGCCTCATCGACCCGTTCATCAGCCGCAGTCACCGCACACGCCAGCAACGAGCCGAGACTCTCCACCAACGCATCAAGCAGCTCACCGGCCCCACAGTCCGCCGGATAACTCCGCCAGTGCTTCAGCGCGTTCCCCGAGAGCACACCCCCCTTCCGCAAACGCTCCAGTACGCGCGCGTGCTCGGTCTCGTACGCGTCCTCGACGGCGGAGGTGAGCCGGACCATGGCCGAGTGCTGGGCGGCGACGGCCGCGGCCAGTTCGGGCATCCGGGCGCGCAGCGAGTCGAGCGTGCCGCGGGCGGTGCGGGCGACGGCGCGGGCGCGGGCGTCGGAGTCCTGGGCGCGATGGGTCAGCCAGGCGCGGAGCGGGGCGACGGCGGTGGCGGGCAGCAGCCCACCATTGCCGGTCGACTCCGGCAGTTCCGGCACGGTGAACCGCGGCACCTCGCCGAGCCCGGCCTTGGCGAGCAGCGCGCCGTACTGCCGGGAGACCTCGGCGACGACCTGGTGGGGCACCCGGTCGAGCACGGTCACGAGGGACGCGTCGTACTCCTTGGCGGTACGCAGCAGCCGCCACGGCACGGCGTCGGCGTACCGGGAGGCGGTGGTGACCATGACCCACACGTCGGCGGCGCTGATCAGCCGTGCGGCGAGCACCCGGTTCTCGGCGACGAGGGAGTCGATGTCGGGGGCGTCCAGCAGCGCGAGCCCACGCGGCAGAACCCCCGAGGTCTCGACGCGCAACACGCGCTCTTCCTCGTCGGCAACGAGCTCGATCTCCCCCTCCTCGTCCCCTTCTCCTTCGAGCCCGCCATGCCCGCCATGCCCGCCATGGCTTCCATGCCCGCCATGCCCGCCATCGGCCTGCTTGGGCATCCACACGCGCGTGAGGTCGGGCAGCACGCGCATCCCGGAGAACCAGTGGTGGTCATCCGGATGGCAGACGAGGACGGGAGTACGTGTGGTCGGCCGCAGCACCCCGGCCTCGCTCACGACACGCCCCACGAGGGAGTTCACCAGGGTCGACTTGCCGGCGCCCGTGGAGCCGCCGACCACGGCGAGCAAGGGCGCTTCGGGAGCCCGCAGGCGGGGCACCAAATAGTCGTCTAGTTGTGCGAGCAGCTCGCCGCGGTTGGCACGCGCGCGTGGCGCCCCCGCAAGCGGGAGCGGAAAGCGCGCGGCGGCGACACGGTCGCGCAGCGCGGTAATTGCGTCGAGCAGCTGAGGCCGAACGTCCAAGGTCACCACACGTGAAGAATGCCCAATTTTGGACGCTTTATGAAGCATATGACCGCGTCTGCGCGCCGATAAGTTACGCGATAAGGCACAGGAAGCACACAGCGGGACGGAAGGGGCGACTGGGGGCGCAGGCATAACGAGTGCACAACACCCGAGGCGTATGAAGCCAAAAGCGATGCAGGATTCGTACCTACCTGCGATTATCGGGACCGCTTCACTGAACCTCCACATCGTGCCGCGGAGGCGAAGCAGCAAGGGCAGGGACCCGGGAGCCCTATCCTTGTCCCCGGCAAGGTCACGGATCACCCCACATCCCCCGACCAAGCCACCGGCCACACACCGGCCCCCGTAGCTCAGTGGATAGAGCAGGCGCCTTCTAAGCGCTTGGCCGCAGGTTCGAGTCCTGCCGGGGGCGCCTTCAAAAGGCCCTACTCCGGTAGGGCTTTTTTGCTGGTCAGAGCGAGTCTCCCTGAACGTACGGAAGCGCCGGGCCCTCCTCCGAAGATCGCGGGAGGACCCGGCGCTGTCCGGCTGCCACCGGGTTTCTGCGGGTGGCAGCGGTAAATACGCGGTGGAGTATCCCGGCGGCGACTCAGGCGGTGCCGGACAGGTCGGCGCCCGGAAGCGCCTTGCCCACCCCGCCGCCGCCCGAGCCCGAGCGGGGCTCGCGCTGCGCCATCCGGCCAGACGACCCCTCCTGGCCGGATGCCGTG
Protein-coding sequences here:
- a CDS encoding single-stranded DNA-binding protein codes for the protein MSSETMVTVVGNVATTPVFRELPTGPVARFRLAAHSRRFDRVQNVWVDGHTNFFTVWAWRGLGTNVQSSLALGEPVMVQGKLKVRDEERGGQHWTSADIEAVAIGHDLSRGTSAFHRTQQVRAESAPRGDSPWDVVKPGEAGSGPEVGDGQAPDGQPADAEPDLAEPQPVG
- a CDS encoding GTPase domain-containing protein: MVTLDVRPQLLDAITALRDRVAAARFPLPLAGAPRARANRGELLAQLDDYLVPRLRAPEAPLLAVVGGSTGAGKSTLVNSLVGRVVSEAGVLRPTTRTPVLVCHPDDHHWFSGMRVLPDLTRVWMPKQADGGHGGHGSHGGHGGHGGLEGEGDEEGEIELVADEEERVLRVETSGVLPRGLALLDAPDIDSLVAENRVLAARLISAADVWVMVTTASRYADAVPWRLLRTAKEYDASLVTVLDRVPHQVVAEVSRQYGALLAKAGLGEVPRFTVPELPESTGNGGLLPATAVAPLRAWLTHRAQDSDARARAVARTARGTLDSLRARMPELAAAVAAQHSAMVRLTSAVEDAYETEHARVLERLRKGGVLSGNALKHWRSYPADCGAGELLDALVESLGSLLACAVTAADERVDEAWRREPGSRAKELRRQDPGSETAEQRIGLAVRRWRRVLEEYAEEEARAAAQAMDGSPPDAEAVAALVATGLLGGRRGKAAGENLAERIGAQGALRLRDRGGELLNEYLDAVLGAERERRLAPLDALDITPESQAELIAALSLLQKER
- a CDS encoding Cys-Gln thioester bond-forming surface protein; this encodes MSGLMATGAISGAGVAQADDGATEQSGASATLVGLETYDAAVIHGAGKDEKVSAGLFRMAVDDGGTLQTYCVDIHNPTQPDAKYRETSWSGTSLHDNVNAGRIRWILQNSYPQVNDLAALARKAHAGSLTEQEAAAGTQVAIWRYSDKVDVDAVSPAAEKLADYLQRSARDLAEPQASLTLTPQAVSEQPEDEAAPARTDTEAGGRADSETGDSEVGNRVGPVTVHTNADSVTVMPPVEAAAGGVKLVDEKGEPVTTAKDGSRLYFDVPKKAKEGSAELTVQASTTVPVGRAFASDTRSQTQILAGSSESTVSATATATWASEGAVPALSARENCTKGGVDITAANSGDEPYTFTLMRTRYTIPAGQTRTVTIPLQEDQAYDFTIKGPHGFDKRIRGVLDCSTTSAVGATAGGGLRTQATTQPSPASVGGTGSDADTDLAETGSSNATPIIAGIAVLLVLIGGVSVVMGRKKKSPGAGDGSSDGE
- a CDS encoding YfjP family GTPase, translated to MDDSELTDLADKLGDAPTAPTPEAASASASSASSEEAAGATQGVEIPEGRTGSTPWDDGLIARRVAKQGGEAAVPAGSGTYDGQLKQRLDALRELVGLSRARLDGTTLAEAGHVLDEAAARRRLSSRHTVVAIAGATGSGKSTLFNSLAGVPLSETGLRRPTTSAPIACSWTDGAAGLLDRLGIPGRARRRPAQGPQGEAALDGLVLIDLPDHDSAALEHREQVDRVLGLVDAVVWVVDPEKYADAMLHERYLRPMAGHAEVMFVVLNQVDRLPGEAVEQVLDDLRRLLDEDGIALGEHGEPGATVLPLSALTGEGVDDLRDCLDQVTTERRAAARRIGADVDAAADHLKQVYATGRQGGLSEEAREEFADRLAEAVGAAAAGQAAGREWSRGANRACGTPWLRLWRWYEDRRAVGSTVTVPVVPADEEEVTARQRVEHAVRVVGDAAASGLPEAWGQAVREAATRGGEGLPEALDELASDAASEHLKTEHGAGRPPRPGWWPVAVFAQVAMTLLQVLGVLWLLGQVVGGFSTNLGVPLLLVLTGLVGGPCVEWSCRMAAKGPARRYGQEAERRLRDAAAACGRARVLDPVAAELLRYREVREQYVRVAGGVTGISTTRG